A genomic segment from Flavobacterium inviolabile encodes:
- the porM gene encoding type IX secretion system motor protein PorM/GldM, whose amino-acid sequence MAGGKLTPRQKMINLMYLVFIAMLALNMSKEVLSAFGLMNEKFETANSAAVETNSQILSALGTKAADNPSQFGAAKKMADQVAVISKNFYDYIGKLKTDLVAGVEKTEQGKLPYEAMDKGDAIDQSWFAGDGYSAKGKEIINTIEKYKADMKAVLGNDAKYKAIVGEIDSKFSTADVKDSEGITKKFLDYHYKGFPSIASLTKLTAMQNDVKNVEADLYNAFMGNTAMAAASMKNYKAFVMMDKSAFFQGEQVTGRVVLGRYDESTVPKAVSVNGASTSIENGSAIFKMAAGSVGEKDIKGKFTFMEDNKPVEIEIAGNYVVVPKPNQAIVSADKMKVVYRGVSNPISVSVPGISSDKVKASAPGMASTGKPGQYNLTPGAGSDVTINVSATMPDGKSFSSKEVFRIKGLPAPTGKIRGEVAAKGAKSNLEVCTISAELEDFDFPVSVNVTQFNIKVPGQPTIVVSGNKMDARAKAAIAKAGRGDIVVISEIKAKFVGLDQMPKRVAPCTFEVQ is encoded by the coding sequence ATGGCAGGAGGAAAATTAACCCCTAGACAGAAGATGATTAACCTGATGTACTTGGTTTTCATCGCAATGTTGGCATTAAACATGTCAAAAGAAGTTCTATCAGCTTTTGGTTTGATGAACGAGAAATTCGAAACAGCTAATTCTGCTGCAGTAGAAACAAATTCGCAAATTTTAAGTGCACTTGGCACTAAAGCAGCTGATAACCCGTCTCAATTCGGCGCTGCAAAAAAAATGGCTGATCAGGTAGCTGTCATAAGTAAGAATTTTTATGATTATATTGGGAAGCTTAAAACTGATTTAGTTGCAGGAGTTGAAAAAACTGAGCAGGGAAAATTACCTTATGAAGCAATGGATAAAGGTGATGCTATTGATCAATCTTGGTTTGCCGGTGATGGATATTCTGCAAAAGGTAAAGAAATTATCAACACCATTGAAAAGTATAAAGCTGATATGAAAGCAGTACTTGGAAATGATGCTAAATATAAGGCTATTGTTGGTGAGATTGACTCTAAATTCAGCACTGCTGATGTTAAAGATAGCGAAGGGATTACTAAAAAATTCTTAGATTATCATTATAAAGGATTCCCATCTATCGCTTCATTGACAAAATTAACAGCCATGCAAAATGATGTTAAAAATGTTGAAGCAGATTTATATAATGCTTTCATGGGTAACACTGCAATGGCAGCTGCATCTATGAAAAACTATAAAGCTTTCGTAATGATGGATAAATCAGCTTTCTTCCAGGGAGAGCAAGTTACAGGACGTGTAGTATTAGGTCGTTATGACGAGTCTACAGTTCCAAAAGCAGTTTCTGTAAACGGTGCTTCAACATCTATCGAAAATGGTTCTGCTATTTTCAAAATGGCTGCTGGTAGCGTTGGTGAAAAAGATATCAAAGGTAAGTTTACTTTCATGGAAGACAACAAACCAGTTGAAATCGAAATTGCAGGAAACTACGTTGTAGTTCCAAAACCAAACCAGGCAATTGTATCTGCTGACAAAATGAAAGTTGTTTACCGTGGTGTATCGAACCCTATTTCGGTTTCTGTACCAGGTATCTCTTCTGATAAAGTTAAAGCATCTGCACCTGGAATGGCATCTACTGGAAAACCAGGTCAATATAACCTTACACCAGGAGCTGGAAGCGATGTAACCATTAATGTTAGCGCTACTATGCCTGATGGAAAATCTTTCAGTAGTAAAGAAGTTTTCAGAATCAAAGGTTTACCTGCTCCAACTGGAAAAATCCGTGGTGAGGTTGCTGCTAAAGGAGCTAAATCGAACTTAGAGGTTTGTACAATCTCTGCTGAATTAGAAGATTTCGATTTCCCGGTTTCTGTTAACGTAACACAATTTAACATTAAAGTGCCAGGTCAGCCTACAATTGTAGTATCAGGTAACAAAATGGATGCAAGAGCTAAAGCTGCTATTGCTAAAGCTGGTAGAGGTGATATCGTAGTTATCTCTGAGATCAAAGCTAAATTCGTTGGATTAGATCAAATGCCAAAAAGAGTTGCACCTTGTACATTTGAAGTACAATAA
- a CDS encoding NAD(P)/FAD-dependent oxidoreductase, giving the protein MVDYLIVGSGIAGICFAETALQQGKTIMVFEDNSSSSSRVAGGLYNPVILKRFSEVWNAKQQLDYGLPFYAAIEDKIAAKFDFRIPIYRKFASIEEQNNWFQAADKPNLAPFLSTTIIHREYQSITSQFGFGEVLMTGYVDTKVLLDSYLEFLNRNNWVRKERFDYSRIEFLEEGVSYSGLKAKHIIFADGFGLVHNPFFKQLPLDGTKGELLLIKAPDLNLDVVLKSSIFILPVGNDLFKVGATYNWEDKTDLPTEAGKQELLDNLKELIDCDFEIVEHFAGVRPTVKDRRPLVGTHHIHNNIHILNGLGTRGVMLGPVLAKSLYDAIENNIPLDAQIDIKRCYKKLGIRLDS; this is encoded by the coding sequence ATGGTAGATTATTTGATTGTTGGCTCCGGTATAGCCGGAATTTGTTTTGCAGAAACCGCCTTGCAGCAGGGTAAAACCATTATGGTTTTTGAAGATAACTCTTCTTCCTCTTCACGGGTGGCCGGAGGCTTGTATAACCCGGTTATTTTAAAGCGATTTAGTGAGGTTTGGAATGCTAAACAGCAATTGGATTACGGATTGCCTTTTTATGCGGCTATAGAAGATAAAATAGCGGCTAAATTTGACTTTAGGATTCCGATCTACAGGAAGTTTGCTTCCATTGAAGAACAGAACAACTGGTTCCAGGCTGCCGATAAGCCAAATCTGGCACCATTTCTTTCCACAACAATAATACATCGGGAATACCAGTCCATTACCTCTCAATTCGGTTTTGGGGAAGTGTTAATGACCGGTTATGTCGATACCAAAGTACTATTGGATTCCTACCTGGAGTTTTTAAACCGGAACAATTGGGTGCGGAAAGAACGTTTCGACTATTCCCGAATTGAATTCCTGGAAGAAGGTGTTTCCTATAGCGGTCTGAAAGCAAAACATATCATTTTTGCTGATGGCTTCGGATTGGTTCATAATCCGTTTTTCAAACAGCTGCCATTGGATGGAACCAAAGGAGAACTACTGCTCATTAAAGCACCGGATTTAAACCTTGACGTGGTTTTAAAATCCAGTATTTTTATCCTGCCTGTAGGGAATGATCTTTTTAAAGTGGGCGCCACCTACAATTGGGAGGATAAAACCGATTTGCCTACAGAAGCCGGTAAGCAGGAATTACTGGATAATCTGAAAGAACTGATTGACTGCGATTTTGAGATTGTAGAACATTTTGCCGGTGTTCGTCCTACGGTAAAAGACCGGCGTCCGTTAGTGGGTACTCATCATATTCATAACAATATTCATATCCTGAATGGCCTGGGCACACGTGGCGTGATGCTGGGGCCTGTTTTGGCAAAATCCTTATATGATGCTATCGAAAACAACATCCCTTTGGATGCGCAGATCGATATTAAACGCTGCTATAAAAAATTAGGAATCCGTCTGGATTCCTAA
- a CDS encoding DUF983 domain-containing protein, translating into MLKKGSKLNSILTGSCPKCQEESMYVDKNPYKLSSVFKMHDKCSHCGTYYKIEPSFFYGAMYVSYGVGIAFGVAAFVITYLFLGLSLKTAFIAIIATLIVFMPVIMRLSRNIWINFFVHYDKDWKNNIHS; encoded by the coding sequence ATGTTAAAAAAAGGATCCAAACTCAATAGTATTTTAACAGGAAGTTGTCCTAAATGCCAGGAAGAAAGCATGTATGTGGATAAAAACCCGTATAAATTGAGCAGCGTATTTAAAATGCATGATAAATGCAGCCACTGCGGCACCTATTATAAAATAGAGCCCTCATTTTTTTACGGAGCCATGTATGTGAGCTATGGAGTGGGTATTGCTTTTGGAGTGGCCGCTTTTGTGATCACCTATCTTTTTTTAGGTCTGAGCCTGAAAACGGCATTTATAGCAATCATTGCTACTTTAATTGTTTTTATGCCTGTCATTATGCGGTTGTCCCGGAATATCTGGATTAACTTTTTTGTGCATTATGACAAAGATTGGAAAAACAACATCCATTCATAA
- the porL gene encoding type IX secretion system motor protein PorL/GldL — MALLNKKTMNFLYGMGAAVVIVGALFKLIHFEIGPLTGSVMLTIGLLTEAFIFALSAFEPVDKDLDWTLVYPELAGGEAKKKDVKKAENPTEAQGLLSQKLDNMLKEAKIDGELMSSLGNSIKNFEAAAKGIAPTVDSVASTKKYAEEMSMAAAQMESLNSMYKVQLESATRNAEINKEVAENNLKLKDQMQSLTANLSSLNNVYGGMLSAMSNRN, encoded by the coding sequence ATGGCTTTATTGAACAAAAAAACAATGAACTTTCTTTATGGAATGGGGGCTGCAGTGGTAATCGTTGGAGCATTATTCAAATTGATTCACTTTGAAATCGGTCCTTTAACAGGAAGTGTTATGTTGACAATTGGTCTGTTAACAGAGGCTTTTATCTTTGCGTTATCGGCTTTTGAACCGGTGGATAAAGATTTAGATTGGACATTAGTGTACCCTGAATTAGCAGGTGGGGAAGCAAAGAAAAAAGACGTTAAAAAAGCAGAAAACCCAACAGAAGCTCAAGGTCTTTTATCTCAAAAATTAGACAACATGTTAAAAGAAGCTAAAATTGACGGTGAGTTAATGTCTAGCTTAGGAAACAGCATCAAAAACTTCGAAGCTGCAGCTAAAGGAATTGCTCCAACAGTTGATTCAGTTGCTTCTACTAAAAAATATGCTGAAGAAATGTCAATGGCAGCTGCTCAAATGGAATCTTTAAACAGTATGTATAAAGTTCAGTTAGAAAGCGCTACCCGTAATGCTGAAATTAATAAAGAAGTTGCTGAAAACAACTTGAAATTAAAAGATCAGATGCAATCATTGACTGCAAACCTATCTTCATTAAATAATGTGTATGGCGGAATGCTTTCTGCAATGAGCAACAGAAACTAA
- the porN gene encoding type IX secretion system ring subunit PorN/GldN, which translates to MNWRNFSLVIAFTFSSIATYAQSNLLNAKTPADIGKKTAAQLNADNDKPLPYGYVDDRDVLMGKKIWEIVDLDERVNFPLYYPVDGNLGPDRKPLYEVLVDGIKNNKLTEIYDDSYFTTKKSLKDIEASLFRIDTTDAGKEQYNTFTAKQKKAGAKISEEYINKTEIRPSDVSDYKIVGYWYFDTRQGELKYRMLGICPIVPDVYTMDKEEKEYIELFWVYFPSARDVLHANKAFNDKNSAMPITFDHLLNSRRFSGVIYREENVYGDRQIEEYVKENAQMQLLESERVKEKIRNFEQDMWNY; encoded by the coding sequence ATGAATTGGAGAAATTTTTCATTAGTAATTGCATTTACTTTTAGTTCTATTGCAACTTATGCACAGTCTAATCTTTTGAATGCAAAAACCCCGGCTGATATCGGTAAAAAAACCGCAGCACAATTAAACGCTGATAATGACAAGCCGTTACCTTATGGTTATGTTGATGATCGTGATGTTTTAATGGGGAAGAAAATCTGGGAAATTGTTGACCTTGATGAAAGAGTTAATTTTCCTTTATATTATCCTGTAGATGGAAATTTAGGACCGGACAGAAAACCGCTTTATGAGGTTTTGGTTGACGGAATTAAAAACAACAAGCTTACTGAAATCTATGATGATAGTTATTTTACAACTAAAAAATCATTAAAAGATATCGAAGCTTCCCTGTTTAGAATTGACACTACTGATGCCGGTAAAGAGCAATACAACACCTTTACCGCAAAACAGAAAAAAGCAGGAGCGAAAATTTCGGAAGAGTATATCAACAAAACCGAAATCAGACCAAGTGACGTTTCTGATTATAAAATTGTAGGTTATTGGTATTTTGATACCCGTCAAGGTGAATTAAAATACAGAATGTTAGGAATCTGTCCTATTGTACCGGATGTTTATACGATGGACAAAGAGGAGAAAGAATACATCGAATTATTCTGGGTTTACTTCCCGTCTGCAAGAGATGTGTTACATGCAAACAAGGCCTTCAATGATAAAAACTCAGCAATGCCGATTACGTTTGATCACCTGTTAAACTCAAGACGCTTTAGTGGAGTAATCTACAGAGAAGAAAATGTTTACGGCGATAGACAAATTGAAGAATATGTAAAAGAAAATGCTCAAATGCAGTTATTGGAATCTGAGCGTGTAAAAGAAAAAATCCGCAACTTTGAACAAGATATGTGGAATTACTAA